Proteins encoded within one genomic window of Eurosta solidaginis isolate ZX-2024a chromosome 1, ASM4086904v1, whole genome shotgun sequence:
- the LOC137238392 gene encoding uncharacterized protein: MESGKNKISTKDQIERLIELMERHPEVGRGKPQFGCSQNRVKELWEEFALELNSLGPPTRTAPEWTRVWVHYKANLKRKLSNNRNNLVATGGGPSHEKSLSPLEESVAQLIQIRSQVAPSGRAFGTENMPPASDDEEHGNTMSAAASTTREPTGSNAGELPTPSGSRNRRRGNVETERLELLTKQTETQKKLLKKIDRLERTAHKMQKVNEKLLEIKQKKYLLYKKQAQEASELCALKAEIAKLKIKKLSRSTNM, encoded by the exons atgGAAAGCGG AAAGAACAAAATTTCAACGAAGGATCAAATTGAAAGACTGATTGAACTTATGGAGCGACatcccgaagttggacgaggcaagccgcagttcggatgcagccaaaatagagtGAAGGAATTATGGGAGGAATTCGCCTTAGAGCTAAATAGTTTGGGACCACCGACAAGAACTGCACCGGAGTGGACACGT GTTTGGGTACATTATAAAGCGAATTTAAAAAGAAAGCTGTCCAACAACCGCAACAATCTTGTTGCAACCGGCGGAGGGCCATCGCATGAAAAATCCCTAAGCCCGCTAGAGGAAAGTGTTGCACAACTCATCCAAATAAGAAGCCAAGTTGCACCTAGTGGTCGAGCTTTCGGGACGGAGAATATGCCACCGGCTAGCGACGACGAAGAGCATGGTAACACCATGTCTGCAGCCGCGTCCACGACTAGGGAGCCCACTGGTTCAAACGCAGGCGAGCTTCCCACTCCGTCAGGATCACGAAATCGCCGGCGTGGCAATGTTGAGACTGAGCGTCTGGAGCTTCTAACCAAGCAGACAGAAAcgcaaaaaaaacttttaaaaaaaattgatcggCTAGAGAGGACAGCACACAAAATGCAAAAAGTCAACGAAAAATTGCTGGAGattaagcaaaaaaaatatttgctttacaAGAAGCAAGCACAGGAAGCAAGCGAGCTATGTGCGTTGAAGGCAGAAATTGCAaagctaaaaattaaaaaattgagcCGCTcaacaaatatgtaa